The DNA window ACGCGTACCAAGGCGTCCACCGAGCGACGCATCGTCACGCTGCGCCGCCGTCGGGGACTCGGGCCGGCGCGCATCGCCGGGATCGTGCAGGTACCACACTCGACCGTGCACCGAGTGCTCGTTCGTCACGGGCTCAACCGTCTCGACCAGCTCGATCGACCGACGCGCCAGCCCGTCCGTCGGATGGAGATGTCCCGGGCGGGCGAGCTGGTGCACCTCGATGTGAAGAAGCTCGGCCGCATTCCCAAAGGTGGCGGCTGGCGGGTGCATGGCCGGGTGGCACGTCCGAACAACATCCAGACCAAGAGGCGTGCCATCGGATACGCCTTCGTGCACTCAGCCGTCGACGCCTACAGCCGCCTTGCCTATAGCGAAGTGCTGCCGGATGAGTCAGGGGCAAGCGCTGCGGGTTTCTGGCTCCGGGCGAACACGTTCTTTGCAGCGCGAGAGGTCGCCGTCGAGCGCGTGCTGACGGACAACGGTGGCTGTTATCGCGCCCGCGCATTCGCCGAGGCTCTCGGCACCGTCGTGCATTCCCGGACGAGGCCCTACCGGCCGGCCACCAACGGGAAGGTGGAGCGTTTCAACCGAACACTCCTGGCCGAGTGGGCTTACGCCCGACCATGGACCTCAGACGGTCAACGCACCCGCGCGTTGACTCGGTGGCTGCACGTCTACAACCATCATCGCCACCACACCGCTATCGGCGGGCCACCGGTGAGTCGTGTCGGCAACGTCATGGGGCACTACACCTAGGGACATACCCAGTACCTCGCCTCGGACACGCTCAGTTCCGATCGCCCCGGAATCCGTAGGCGCGGCCCATGGCCGGATGCCTCGACAACCGCAAGCGCTCGGCAACCGCGAGCGTGAGCTCCGTGCGCCGCTCCCACGCCCGGCGAATGCCAGCTCTCGGGCGGCGGGCATGGTGGACAAGCCGATTTACTCAACGATCAGGCGTTCTATCGTGTGCTTTGGCGTGCGCCCAGTCGCAAGGCTGGGGCGCCGATGCTGAGGTCGCTCCACCTCCCCACCCCCCAGGCGGGCGGCCTCGGCTCACACGCCTCGTTCTGGCGGAGCAGCCTGGACGGGCGATCACGCGCGTCACTCGCACGTGGCCGCGCACCGGCATCGCGCCGGGAGTGCGGACTGCGGATCGGTATCTGGACACCCAGGTAGACCGCCTGGCACCTTGAATCCGCGACGGGCACGCCGTTCACACGTGAGGTGAGCGCCATTGGCTGAGGGTTAGAGGCCAGCCGGAGAGGCCGGCGTCGAACCGTCAAGACGTTCGCTCACCCCGATTGCATTGCAGCGATGTCATCGAGCTGCGTGCGGAGCCACTTGTCGAGGTCATTCGTGCGCACGATGTCGACGCACACTTGCCGCCGCGTTCGGCGCTCCTCCCGAGGCAGTGTCAGAGCTCGGTAGAGCGCGTCGGCCTGTTGACTGATGTCGAAGGGGTGAACGCCCAGCGCAAAGGCACCCAACTCGTCATACACGCCGGCGTGTTCGGACAGCACGAGCACGCCATCCACGCGGTTAACGACCATGGCTTCCTTGGCCACCAGGTTCAGGCCATCGAAGACCGAGTTCACCATGAGCACATGGAACCGCTTGTAGGCGGCCACCGCTGCCGGCAACGAGTCCTGAAAACGCAGGTCGATCGGCTGCCAGTCGGTGTTGCCGTGCTTGAGATTGACGTCGGCGACGAGTCGTCGTATCCGGTCCGCGTACTCGAGGTACTCGTCCACATCTTGACGACTGGGCTGTAAGAGGGCGAGAAACGTCACGCGCCCGGTGAGCTCGGGGTGATCGGTGAGCAGCTGATCGTAGGCAAGGAAGCCGCGGAGCACGTTCTTCGACAGGTCGGTGCGATCGACTCGTAGGATCAGAAACTCGCGGGAGCTGTTCTCGAGCTGACGCTCTTGGTCTTGCACCTCGGGCGAGTTCGCCAGCTCCTCCAAGCTCGACACGTCGACGGAGATGGGGTACCAGCGCGCCGCGACTCGCCGCTCGCCCACATCCACCGTGAGCCGGCCGAAGTCCACACTCAAGCCCAGGAGATCCTGGCAACCCAACAAGAAGTTGCGGGCGTAGCGCTCGGTGTGGAAGGCGACGATGTCGTTGGCCAGCAATCCGGTGAAGAGCGATTCCCGCATCCAGACGGGCAACACGCGCCATGCGTCCGGCTGAGGCCAAGGCACGTGAACGAAGTGCTGAAGGAACGTGCCGGGACAGTGGGCGCGCACGTAGGGCGCCACGAGGTAGAGGTGGTAGTCGTGGATCATCACGACCGCGCGCCCCGCTCGCGTCGCCACCTCTTCCACCACGACCTCGGCAAAGCGGCGGTTCACGACCTCATAGCCGGCGACGAAGGCATCGATCTCGTTCGCGGTGATGTTGGGCGCGTTGCTCAGGTCCCAGAGGTTGTGCTGGAGGAACCACAGGAGCGGGTTGGCGACAATGGAATAGAACTTGTGATGCACCGCGGGATCGATGTCGATCATCCGCAGCACCGCTCCCCTCGCCGTCTCGTGGGTCGCGACAAACGACCGGCCGTGGTGCTCACCGCAGACGGCGGTGTCCTCTTCCGAAAGCGCAGCACAGATCCACACACCGTTTGCCAACCGGCCTGCGAGCCCGGACAGCGCGGTGACCAGCCCGCCGCTTCCGCGTGTGCAGATCCGCCGACCTGTGGCATCCCGGGCGAACTGAACCGGCCCGCGATGCGACACCAAGATGAGCGGTTCACGCCTCCCGTCGGGACTGGCCACGGGGGCACGATATCCGGCTGCTTCGCGGCGTCGACACGCCGAACGGAGCGGGCCTGGCGGCGGGGCGGCGAGGGGACGGCGATCAAGGTTCCTGCGTTCGGTTCCAGCGAGTTCGACAGCGGCGCCGGACGGGTAGCTCATGGCCATGCCCAAGAAGCGCGACGACCTGGCCCACCAAGACGCCGAGAAGGAGGCACAAGTGCTGGCTCGTGAGGGGCTCGAGACCCGGCTCATGGAGGAGAACGCCTCCGAGGTGGGCGAGGAGGTCCCTGACGCTGATGCGATCAATGTCCGCGACACGAATCGCCGTTCGGGGTCCAAAGCCCGTCATCGAAGTCGCAATCCGCACAGATGACTGATGGAAACCATGCGGCTGAGCCCCCACGGCCAGCGGTGAGGCGATGGATGCGCGTGTGCGTCGGGGCGCAGAATTCGACGGCACCGCAATAAGAAAGCGCTGCGTTGCGAGCTCGTTACCCATTGTGTGATTGCCGTGTCGTCCGCGTCGCGGCCAGCTGTTCTGAGATCTGAAAGAACGCGGCGGGATCTCGCGAACCACGACGCCTTCGGCGCCCCAGCGGAGACCCCTTGAGCTTGTTTCGAGCCAAAGGTCTCTGCTGCGGCTTCGATCTCGGAGGCAGCGCGAGCCGCCCTGCCGGGTCTGGTTCGGTCGACCTCAGATGGCCTCCCGCTCGGGCCAGCTCCTCGCTTAGAGACGACGCAGGATTGCCGCGCAGAACGAGTCGAGGTCGTCGGGCTTTCGCGAGGAGATGAGATGACCGTCTTCGACCACCTCGGCGTCTAGCCAGGTGGCGCCGGCATTGATGAGATCGGTCTTGATCGAGGGCCACGACGTAACCCGACGACCACCGACCGCTTCTGCCTCGATGAGCAGGCTGCCGGCGTGACAGATGGCAGCCAGCGGCTTAGCGGCGCGGTCGAAGTCGCGGGCGAGGGAGACGACATGGTCGTCCATTCGCAGCTTGTCTGGTGAGTAGCCTCCCGGGATCACCAGCGCGTCGAAGTCTTCGACCGAAGCAGACTCGGCCGCCAGTGTCGGGGCAAAACGCTCCTTCCCCCGTTTGCCGTGCAGAGGTTTCCCCGCCTTGACGCCGACCACGGTGACCTCGTGGCCCGCCGCCTGTAGCCGGTCGTAGGGGACCCGGAATTCGGCGTCTTCGAAGTCGTCAGCCAACACGAACGCAACACGAGCCACAGCTACACCCTCCGGAGCCGGCTTCACGGCGGCCCGTTTGTACCGCCAGGGCTTCCTACCTCTACCCCCCCGGCTCCACCCCTCAACCGCCCGGTTCACGTATGCACAAACGCCGGAGTGGGTACTGCCCAATAGCAATGGAGTAGAGGGGAAGCAAATGACAACTGCAGAGAGTGAACTCGATGAGCGTCGGGCCGCAGGGCCCTCGCTCGAGCGGTGGGGCGCCGCCTTTGCGGGAGCGCTGATTGGCCTGGCCACCTTCCGGATGCTGGAAACGCTCTGGGACGCGTTGAGCCGCGGCAGCGAGATCACTTGGGTTCGCGACAACATCAGNNNNNNNNNNNNNNNNNNNNNNNNNNNNNNNNNNNNNNNNNNNNNNNNNNNNNNNNNNNNNNNNNNNNNNNNNNNNNNNNNNNNNNNNNNNNNNNNNNNNNNNNNNNNNNNNNNNNNNNNNNNNNNNNNNNNNNNNNNNNNNNNNNNNNNNNNNNNNNNNNNNNNCGCCACCGCGGTCGAGCGCGCGACCGACATCGATTCGTTCTGGGCGCCGTTCGTTGCGATGGCCGGCGGGCTAGTGGCGGCCTCGCTCGGCGGTGTGCTCGCGAGCCAGGCTCATCGGAGCTGGGCTCGAGACCATGTCGAGATGACCGACCGGTCGCCGCGGGTGGTGCGACGCGGGCCGAGTCAGCCCGTCACCGGCTGACGACAGCGGCTCGCGTCGAAGCTGTCGCTAGCCGGCCGCGCCGGGGTTTAGGGCGGAAGGCGCCGCGATCGAGTCATTCTCCGTGATCAAGGAGCTGACGGCACCGGGCCTCGAAGTCTGGGTGCG is part of the Actinomycetota bacterium genome and encodes:
- a CDS encoding IS481 family transposase, whose amino-acid sequence is TRTKASTERRIVTLRRRRGLGPARIAGIVQVPHSTVHRVLVRHGLNRLDQLDRPTRQPVRRMEMSRAGELVHLDVKKLGRIPKGGGWRVHGRVARPNNIQTKRRAIGYAFVHSAVDAYSRLAYSEVLPDESGASAAGFWLRANTFFAAREVAVERVLTDNGGCYRARAFAEALGTVVHSRTRPYRPATNGKVERFNRTLLAEWAYARPWTSDGQRTRALTRWLHVYNHHRHHTAIGGPPVSRVGNVMGHYT
- a CDS encoding trehalose-6-phosphate synthase, which encodes MSYPSGAAVELAGTERRNLDRRPLAAPPPGPLRSACRRREAAGYRAPVASPDGRREPLILVSHRGPVQFARDATGRRICTRGSGGLVTALSGLAGRLANGVWICAALSEEDTAVCGEHHGRSFVATHETARGAVLRMIDIDPAVHHKFYSIVANPLLWFLQHNLWDLSNAPNITANEIDAFVAGYEVVNRRFAEVVVEEVATRAGRAVVMIHDYHLYLVAPYVRAHCPGTFLQHFVHVPWPQPDAWRVLPVWMRESLFTGLLANDIVAFHTERYARNFLLGCQDLLGLSVDFGRLTVDVGERRVAARWYPISVDVSSLEELANSPEVQDQERQLENSSREFLILRVDRTDLSKNVLRGFLAYDQLLTDHPELTGRVTFLALLQPSRQDVDEYLEYADRIRRLVADVNLKHGNTDWQPIDLRFQDSLPAAVAAYKRFHVLMVNSVFDGLNLVAKEAMVVNRVDGVLVLSEHAGVYDELGAFALGVHPFDISQQADALYRALTLPREERRTRRQVCVDIVRTNDLDKWLRTQLDDIAAMQSG
- a CDS encoding type 1 glutamine amidotransferase, producing the protein MARVAFVLADDFEDAEFRVPYDRLQAAGHEVTVVGVKAGKPLHGKRGKERFAPTLAAESASVEDFDALVIPGGYSPDKLRMDDHVVSLARDFDRAAKPLAAICHAGSLLIEAEAVGGRRVTSWPSIKTDLINAGATWLDAEVVEDGHLISSRKPDDLDSFCAAILRRL